In one window of Microplitis demolitor isolate Queensland-Clemson2020A chromosome 4, iyMicDemo2.1a, whole genome shotgun sequence DNA:
- the LOC103570438 gene encoding peripheral plasma membrane protein CASK isoform X1 has translation MADDEVLFDDVYELGEVIGKGPFSLVRKCVLRQTGQIFGVKIVDVAKFTSSPGLSTADLKREATICHMLKHPHIVELLETYSSEGMLYMVFEYMDGSDLCFEVVRRATAGFVYSEAVASHYMRQILEALKYCHENDIIHRDIKPQCALLAGKENSAPVKLRGFCVATQLPASSNNTENYTTEYRQYLSPKGQLYLKTDSEGRVGCRHFMAPEVIQRRQYGKPGDVWAAGVLLHVLLTGTLPFLGSGDRLRDAICRGRVQMESPIWDYISEPAKDLIERMLTVDVNHRITIQEVLNHKWLRDRDKGAARIHLSETIEELKKFNSRRKLKESVRKAIDSPKWHLDNSSDNFSDVGDDDIISKDAVDEILDSLDDIEILQESARLTRAEVLAAVDDYWLRGLLELYDRIETKIPTPTRPPPTDASIRLREVEELLRELELSKFRNIDLCDLHELQELLSQPHIKSLLQAHDVAGHEVYGEEATRVTPPPIFPYLNGVDDIEGQNGDMDVENVTRVRLVQFQKNTDEPMGITLKMNEDGKCVVARIMHGGMIHKQATLHVLDEIKEINGIPVANQSVNTLQKMLREARGSVTFKILPSYRIAPPPCEIFVRAQFDYDPLEDELIPCAQAGIAFKTGDILQIISKDDHQWWQARKDNVAGSAGLIPSSELQEWKISNMAMRKNKPEQDAEGEGGCSPHTEGCDSSTVNCSIFGRKKKQYKDKYLAKHNAVFDQLDLVTYEEVVKVPHEAFPRKTLVLLGAHGVGRRHIKNTIIARHPDKYAYPIPHTTRPPRNDEESGRNYYFVTHDEMMTDISANEYLEYGTHEDAMYGTKLDTIRKIHEEGKMAILDVEPQALKILRTAEFAPYVVFIAAPIVQNLNDYDGSLERLGKESDMLKQAYGHFFDLTIVNDDIDETIAQLEGAIDRIQKTPQWTPVRWVY, from the exons ATGGCGGATGACGAAGTGCTCTTCGATGATGTTTACGAGCTAGGAGAAGTTATTGGCAA gGGACCATTCAGTTTAGTAAGAAAATGTGTATTAAGACAAACAGGACAAATATTTGGTGTGAAAATAGTCGACGTAGCTAAATTTACATCAAGTCCTGGTTTAAGCACCGCTG atTTGAAAAGGGAGGCAACAATATGTCACATGTTAAAGCATCCACATATTGTGGAATTGTTAGAAACTTACAGTTCCGAAGGGATGCTCTACATGGTGTTCGAATA tatggATGGTTCAGACCTTTGTTTCGAAGTTGTAAGACGTGCAACTGCTGGATTCGTGTACAGTGAGGCCGTAGCTAg tcATTATATGAGACAAATATTAGAGGCATTAAAATATTGTCATGAAAATGACATTATTCATCGAGATATTAAACCACAATGTGCATTGCTAGCCGGTAAAGAAAATTCAGCGCCCGTTAAGTTGCGCGGATTTTGTGTTGCGACCCAACTGCCAGCCTCTTCAAATAAcacag AGAATTACACGACCGAGTATCGACAGTATCTGAGCCCGAAGGGGCAGCTGTACTTGAAGACCGATAGTGAGG gaagAGTAGGATGCAGGCATTTCATGGCGCCGGAGGTGATCCAACGTCGTCAGTACGGAAAACCTGGTGATGTTTGGGCTGCTGGTGTCTTATTGCACGTCTTGTTGACAGGCACATTACCATTTCTGGGGTCTGGTGATCGTTTAAGAGACGCAATATGTCGCGGGCGTGTGCAA atgGAATCGCCAATATGGGATTATATAAGTGAACCGGCGAAAGATTTAATCGAGAGAATGTTAACAGTTGATGTTAATCACCGAATAACGATACAAGAAGTTCTTAATCACAAGTGGCTTAga GATAGAGACAAGGGTGCTGCACGTATTCATTTAAGTGAAACAATTgaggaattgaaaaaatttaattctagaAGAAAGCTCAAGGAATCTGTTAGAAAAGCCATTGACTCACCAAAGTGGCATTTAGATAATTcaagtgataatttttcagaTGTGGGTGATGATGATATTATTTCCAAAG atgctGTAGATGAAATACTCGATTCTTTAGACGATATTGAGATTTTACAAGAGAGTGCGAGACTCACACGTGCCGAAGTACTTGCTGCTGTTGATGATTATTGGTTACGCGGGCTATTGGAG TTATACGATagaattgaaacaaaaataccAACGCCAACTCGTCCGCCACCAACGGATGCCTCAATTCGCTTGCGTGAAGTCGAGGAATTATTGCGGGAACTAGAATTATCTAAATTTCGTAATATTGATCTCTGTGATTTACATGAACTACAGGAATTGCTCAGTCAACCTCATATTAAG TCATTACTACAAGCTCACGATGTGGCAGGCCACGAAGTGTACGGCGAAGAAGCGACACGAGTCACTCCACCCCCGATATTCCCATACCTCAACGGCGTTGACGATATCGAGGGTCAAAATGGAGACATGGACGTCGAAAATGTCACAAGAGTTAGACTTGTacagtttcaaaaaaataccGACGAGCCCatg gggataacattaaaaatgaatgaagatGGTAAATGTGTGGTAGCGCGAATAATGCACGGCGGAATGATTCACAAGCAAGCAACCCTTCATGTACTAGATGAAATTAAAGAGATCAACGGGATCCCGGTTGCCAATCAGTCGGTTAATACGCTTCAGAAAATGCTC cgCGAAGCACGTGGCTCAGTGACATTTAAAATTCTGCCCTCGTATAGAATTGCACCGCCACCATGCGAG ATATTCGTACGCGCTCAATTTGACTACGACCCACTTGAAGATGAATTAATACCATGCGCGCAAGCAGGGATAGCTTTTAAGACAGGTGACATACTACAGATCATCAGTAAGGACGATCATCAGTGGTGGCAAGCAAGAAAAGACAATGTCGCGGGTTCCGCGGGTCTCATTCCTTCGTCGGAGCTCCAGGaatggaaaatttcaaatatggctatgagaaaaaataaaccagAACAAG ATGCTGAAGGGGAAGGTGGATGTTCACCTCACACCGAAGGCTGTGACAGCTCGACAG tcaattgCTCAATTTTTGGCCGcaagaaaaaacaatataaggACAAATATCTGGCAAAACATAACGCGGTATTTGACCAGCTGGATCTGGTTACATATGAGGAAGTTGTTAAAGTACCAC atgaAGCATTCCCCCGGAAGACACTAGTATTATTGGGAGCACATGGTGTTGGTCGTCGTCATATAAAAAACACAATAATTGCCAGGCATCCAGACAAATATGCCTATCCAATTCcgc atacAACGAGGCCTCCACGGAACGACGAAGAAAGTGGGCGCAATTATTACTTTGTCACACACGATGAAATGATGACTGATATCAGCGCAAATGAGTACCTTGAATatg ggACACATGAGGACGCGATGTATGGAACAAAATTAGatacaataagaaaaattcacGAAGAAGGAAAAATGGCGATTTTGGACGTCGAACCTCAAGCACTTAAAATATTACGTACCGCTGAATTTGCTCCTTATGTTGTTTTTATTGCTGCACCCATCGTACAAAATCTTAATGAC tacgACGGAAGTCTAGAGAGACTCGGAAAAGAATCAGACATGCTTAAGCAAGCGTACGGACACTTTTTCGACCTGACAATCGTCAACGACGATATTGACGAGACAATTGCACAACTGGAAGGAGCGATAGATCGAATACAGAAGACACCCCAGTGGACGCCCGTGAGATGGGTATACTGA
- the LOC103570438 gene encoding peripheral plasma membrane protein CASK isoform X4 — translation MADDEVLFDDVYELGEVIGKGPFSLVRKCVLRQTGQIFGVKIVDVAKFTSSPGLSTADLKREATICHMLKHPHIVELLETYSSEGMLYMVFEYMDGSDLCFEVVRRATAGFVYSEAVASHYMRQILEALKYCHENDIIHRDIKPQCALLAGKENSAPVKLRGFCVATQLPASSNNTGRVGCRHFMAPEVIQRRQYGKPGDVWAAGVLLHVLLTGTLPFLGSGDRLRDAICRGRVQMESPIWDYISEPAKDLIERMLTVDVNHRITIQEVLNHKWLRDRDKGAARIHLSETIEELKKFNSRRKLKESVRKAIDSPKWHLDNSSDNFSDVGDDDIISKDAVDEILDSLDDIEILQESARLTRAEVLAAVDDYWLRGLLELYDRIETKIPTPTRPPPTDASIRLREVEELLRELELSKFRNIDLCDLHELQELLSQPHIKSLLQAHDVAGHEVYGEEATRVTPPPIFPYLNGVDDIEGQNGDMDVENVTRVRLVQFQKNTDEPMGITLKMNEDGKCVVARIMHGGMIHKQATLHVLDEIKEINGIPVANQSVNTLQKMLREARGSVTFKILPSYRIAPPPCEIFVRAQFDYDPLEDELIPCAQAGIAFKTGDILQIISKDDHQWWQARKDNVAGSAGLIPSSELQEWKISNMAMRKNKPEQDAEGEGGCSPHTEGCDSSTVNCSIFGRKKKQYKDKYLAKHNAVFDQLDLVTYEEVVKVPHEAFPRKTLVLLGAHGVGRRHIKNTIIARHPDKYAYPIPHTTRPPRNDEESGRNYYFVTHDEMMTDISANEYLEYGTHEDAMYGTKLDTIRKIHEEGKMAILDVEPQALKILRTAEFAPYVVFIAAPIVQNLNDYDGSLERLGKESDMLKQAYGHFFDLTIVNDDIDETIAQLEGAIDRIQKTPQWTPVRWVY, via the exons ATGGCGGATGACGAAGTGCTCTTCGATGATGTTTACGAGCTAGGAGAAGTTATTGGCAA gGGACCATTCAGTTTAGTAAGAAAATGTGTATTAAGACAAACAGGACAAATATTTGGTGTGAAAATAGTCGACGTAGCTAAATTTACATCAAGTCCTGGTTTAAGCACCGCTG atTTGAAAAGGGAGGCAACAATATGTCACATGTTAAAGCATCCACATATTGTGGAATTGTTAGAAACTTACAGTTCCGAAGGGATGCTCTACATGGTGTTCGAATA tatggATGGTTCAGACCTTTGTTTCGAAGTTGTAAGACGTGCAACTGCTGGATTCGTGTACAGTGAGGCCGTAGCTAg tcATTATATGAGACAAATATTAGAGGCATTAAAATATTGTCATGAAAATGACATTATTCATCGAGATATTAAACCACAATGTGCATTGCTAGCCGGTAAAGAAAATTCAGCGCCCGTTAAGTTGCGCGGATTTTGTGTTGCGACCCAACTGCCAGCCTCTTCAAATAAcacag gaagAGTAGGATGCAGGCATTTCATGGCGCCGGAGGTGATCCAACGTCGTCAGTACGGAAAACCTGGTGATGTTTGGGCTGCTGGTGTCTTATTGCACGTCTTGTTGACAGGCACATTACCATTTCTGGGGTCTGGTGATCGTTTAAGAGACGCAATATGTCGCGGGCGTGTGCAA atgGAATCGCCAATATGGGATTATATAAGTGAACCGGCGAAAGATTTAATCGAGAGAATGTTAACAGTTGATGTTAATCACCGAATAACGATACAAGAAGTTCTTAATCACAAGTGGCTTAga GATAGAGACAAGGGTGCTGCACGTATTCATTTAAGTGAAACAATTgaggaattgaaaaaatttaattctagaAGAAAGCTCAAGGAATCTGTTAGAAAAGCCATTGACTCACCAAAGTGGCATTTAGATAATTcaagtgataatttttcagaTGTGGGTGATGATGATATTATTTCCAAAG atgctGTAGATGAAATACTCGATTCTTTAGACGATATTGAGATTTTACAAGAGAGTGCGAGACTCACACGTGCCGAAGTACTTGCTGCTGTTGATGATTATTGGTTACGCGGGCTATTGGAG TTATACGATagaattgaaacaaaaataccAACGCCAACTCGTCCGCCACCAACGGATGCCTCAATTCGCTTGCGTGAAGTCGAGGAATTATTGCGGGAACTAGAATTATCTAAATTTCGTAATATTGATCTCTGTGATTTACATGAACTACAGGAATTGCTCAGTCAACCTCATATTAAG TCATTACTACAAGCTCACGATGTGGCAGGCCACGAAGTGTACGGCGAAGAAGCGACACGAGTCACTCCACCCCCGATATTCCCATACCTCAACGGCGTTGACGATATCGAGGGTCAAAATGGAGACATGGACGTCGAAAATGTCACAAGAGTTAGACTTGTacagtttcaaaaaaataccGACGAGCCCatg gggataacattaaaaatgaatgaagatGGTAAATGTGTGGTAGCGCGAATAATGCACGGCGGAATGATTCACAAGCAAGCAACCCTTCATGTACTAGATGAAATTAAAGAGATCAACGGGATCCCGGTTGCCAATCAGTCGGTTAATACGCTTCAGAAAATGCTC cgCGAAGCACGTGGCTCAGTGACATTTAAAATTCTGCCCTCGTATAGAATTGCACCGCCACCATGCGAG ATATTCGTACGCGCTCAATTTGACTACGACCCACTTGAAGATGAATTAATACCATGCGCGCAAGCAGGGATAGCTTTTAAGACAGGTGACATACTACAGATCATCAGTAAGGACGATCATCAGTGGTGGCAAGCAAGAAAAGACAATGTCGCGGGTTCCGCGGGTCTCATTCCTTCGTCGGAGCTCCAGGaatggaaaatttcaaatatggctatgagaaaaaataaaccagAACAAG ATGCTGAAGGGGAAGGTGGATGTTCACCTCACACCGAAGGCTGTGACAGCTCGACAG tcaattgCTCAATTTTTGGCCGcaagaaaaaacaatataaggACAAATATCTGGCAAAACATAACGCGGTATTTGACCAGCTGGATCTGGTTACATATGAGGAAGTTGTTAAAGTACCAC atgaAGCATTCCCCCGGAAGACACTAGTATTATTGGGAGCACATGGTGTTGGTCGTCGTCATATAAAAAACACAATAATTGCCAGGCATCCAGACAAATATGCCTATCCAATTCcgc atacAACGAGGCCTCCACGGAACGACGAAGAAAGTGGGCGCAATTATTACTTTGTCACACACGATGAAATGATGACTGATATCAGCGCAAATGAGTACCTTGAATatg ggACACATGAGGACGCGATGTATGGAACAAAATTAGatacaataagaaaaattcacGAAGAAGGAAAAATGGCGATTTTGGACGTCGAACCTCAAGCACTTAAAATATTACGTACCGCTGAATTTGCTCCTTATGTTGTTTTTATTGCTGCACCCATCGTACAAAATCTTAATGAC tacgACGGAAGTCTAGAGAGACTCGGAAAAGAATCAGACATGCTTAAGCAAGCGTACGGACACTTTTTCGACCTGACAATCGTCAACGACGATATTGACGAGACAATTGCACAACTGGAAGGAGCGATAGATCGAATACAGAAGACACCCCAGTGGACGCCCGTGAGATGGGTATACTGA
- the LOC103570438 gene encoding peripheral plasma membrane protein CASK isoform X3, translating into MADDEVLFDDVYELGEVIGKGPFSLVRKCVLRQTGQIFGVKIVDVAKFTSSPGLSTADLKREATICHMLKHPHIVELLETYSSEGMLYMVFEYMDGSDLCFEVVRRATAGFVYSEAVASHYMRQILEALKYCHENDIIHRDIKPQCALLAGKENSAPVKLRGFCVATQLPASSNNTENYTTEYRQYLSPKGQLYLKTDSEGRVGCRHFMAPEVIQRRQYGKPGDVWAAGVLLHVLLTGTLPFLGSGDRLRDAICRGRVQMESPIWDYISEPAKDLIERMLTVDVNHRITIQEVLNHKWLRDRDKGAARIHLSETIEELKKFNSRRKLKESVRKAIDSPKWHLDNSSDNFSDVGDDDIISKDAVDEILDSLDDIEILQESARLTRAEVLAAVDDYWLRGLLELYDRIETKIPTPTRPPPTDASIRLREVEELLRELELSKFRNIDLCDLHELQELLSQPHIKSLLQAHDVAGHEVYGEEATRVTPPPIFPYLNGVDDIEGQNGDMDVENVTRVRLVQFQKNTDEPMGITLKMNEDGKCVVARIMHGGMIHKQATLHVLDEIKEINGIPVANQSVNTLQKMLREARGSVTFKILPSYRIAPPPCEIFVRAQFDYDPLEDELIPCAQAGIAFKTGDILQIISKDDHQWWQARKDNVAGSAGLIPSSELQEWKISNMAMRKNKPEQVNCSIFGRKKKQYKDKYLAKHNAVFDQLDLVTYEEVVKVPHEAFPRKTLVLLGAHGVGRRHIKNTIIARHPDKYAYPIPHTTRPPRNDEESGRNYYFVTHDEMMTDISANEYLEYGTHEDAMYGTKLDTIRKIHEEGKMAILDVEPQALKILRTAEFAPYVVFIAAPIVQNLNDYDGSLERLGKESDMLKQAYGHFFDLTIVNDDIDETIAQLEGAIDRIQKTPQWTPVRWVY; encoded by the exons ATGGCGGATGACGAAGTGCTCTTCGATGATGTTTACGAGCTAGGAGAAGTTATTGGCAA gGGACCATTCAGTTTAGTAAGAAAATGTGTATTAAGACAAACAGGACAAATATTTGGTGTGAAAATAGTCGACGTAGCTAAATTTACATCAAGTCCTGGTTTAAGCACCGCTG atTTGAAAAGGGAGGCAACAATATGTCACATGTTAAAGCATCCACATATTGTGGAATTGTTAGAAACTTACAGTTCCGAAGGGATGCTCTACATGGTGTTCGAATA tatggATGGTTCAGACCTTTGTTTCGAAGTTGTAAGACGTGCAACTGCTGGATTCGTGTACAGTGAGGCCGTAGCTAg tcATTATATGAGACAAATATTAGAGGCATTAAAATATTGTCATGAAAATGACATTATTCATCGAGATATTAAACCACAATGTGCATTGCTAGCCGGTAAAGAAAATTCAGCGCCCGTTAAGTTGCGCGGATTTTGTGTTGCGACCCAACTGCCAGCCTCTTCAAATAAcacag AGAATTACACGACCGAGTATCGACAGTATCTGAGCCCGAAGGGGCAGCTGTACTTGAAGACCGATAGTGAGG gaagAGTAGGATGCAGGCATTTCATGGCGCCGGAGGTGATCCAACGTCGTCAGTACGGAAAACCTGGTGATGTTTGGGCTGCTGGTGTCTTATTGCACGTCTTGTTGACAGGCACATTACCATTTCTGGGGTCTGGTGATCGTTTAAGAGACGCAATATGTCGCGGGCGTGTGCAA atgGAATCGCCAATATGGGATTATATAAGTGAACCGGCGAAAGATTTAATCGAGAGAATGTTAACAGTTGATGTTAATCACCGAATAACGATACAAGAAGTTCTTAATCACAAGTGGCTTAga GATAGAGACAAGGGTGCTGCACGTATTCATTTAAGTGAAACAATTgaggaattgaaaaaatttaattctagaAGAAAGCTCAAGGAATCTGTTAGAAAAGCCATTGACTCACCAAAGTGGCATTTAGATAATTcaagtgataatttttcagaTGTGGGTGATGATGATATTATTTCCAAAG atgctGTAGATGAAATACTCGATTCTTTAGACGATATTGAGATTTTACAAGAGAGTGCGAGACTCACACGTGCCGAAGTACTTGCTGCTGTTGATGATTATTGGTTACGCGGGCTATTGGAG TTATACGATagaattgaaacaaaaataccAACGCCAACTCGTCCGCCACCAACGGATGCCTCAATTCGCTTGCGTGAAGTCGAGGAATTATTGCGGGAACTAGAATTATCTAAATTTCGTAATATTGATCTCTGTGATTTACATGAACTACAGGAATTGCTCAGTCAACCTCATATTAAG TCATTACTACAAGCTCACGATGTGGCAGGCCACGAAGTGTACGGCGAAGAAGCGACACGAGTCACTCCACCCCCGATATTCCCATACCTCAACGGCGTTGACGATATCGAGGGTCAAAATGGAGACATGGACGTCGAAAATGTCACAAGAGTTAGACTTGTacagtttcaaaaaaataccGACGAGCCCatg gggataacattaaaaatgaatgaagatGGTAAATGTGTGGTAGCGCGAATAATGCACGGCGGAATGATTCACAAGCAAGCAACCCTTCATGTACTAGATGAAATTAAAGAGATCAACGGGATCCCGGTTGCCAATCAGTCGGTTAATACGCTTCAGAAAATGCTC cgCGAAGCACGTGGCTCAGTGACATTTAAAATTCTGCCCTCGTATAGAATTGCACCGCCACCATGCGAG ATATTCGTACGCGCTCAATTTGACTACGACCCACTTGAAGATGAATTAATACCATGCGCGCAAGCAGGGATAGCTTTTAAGACAGGTGACATACTACAGATCATCAGTAAGGACGATCATCAGTGGTGGCAAGCAAGAAAAGACAATGTCGCGGGTTCCGCGGGTCTCATTCCTTCGTCGGAGCTCCAGGaatggaaaatttcaaatatggctatgagaaaaaataaaccagAACAAG tcaattgCTCAATTTTTGGCCGcaagaaaaaacaatataaggACAAATATCTGGCAAAACATAACGCGGTATTTGACCAGCTGGATCTGGTTACATATGAGGAAGTTGTTAAAGTACCAC atgaAGCATTCCCCCGGAAGACACTAGTATTATTGGGAGCACATGGTGTTGGTCGTCGTCATATAAAAAACACAATAATTGCCAGGCATCCAGACAAATATGCCTATCCAATTCcgc atacAACGAGGCCTCCACGGAACGACGAAGAAAGTGGGCGCAATTATTACTTTGTCACACACGATGAAATGATGACTGATATCAGCGCAAATGAGTACCTTGAATatg ggACACATGAGGACGCGATGTATGGAACAAAATTAGatacaataagaaaaattcacGAAGAAGGAAAAATGGCGATTTTGGACGTCGAACCTCAAGCACTTAAAATATTACGTACCGCTGAATTTGCTCCTTATGTTGTTTTTATTGCTGCACCCATCGTACAAAATCTTAATGAC tacgACGGAAGTCTAGAGAGACTCGGAAAAGAATCAGACATGCTTAAGCAAGCGTACGGACACTTTTTCGACCTGACAATCGTCAACGACGATATTGACGAGACAATTGCACAACTGGAAGGAGCGATAGATCGAATACAGAAGACACCCCAGTGGACGCCCGTGAGATGGGTATACTGA